The DNA window AGCTCGTTTTGGGTCTGCTTCCGAGCGAACTCGAGCAGATCCCGCCCCTTGGCCGACAGCAGCAGCGCGACCTGCCGGCGGTCTTCCGAGCAGACCGCCCGGCGGACCATGCCCTTGCGAACCAGTCCGGCAACAATTCGCGAAGACGTCGGCAGGGACGCGCCAAGGTTGTCGGCCACGAGCGACAGGCTGGCATTGGGGAAGCGATCGAGCAGCACCAGCGTGCGAAACGCCGGCATGGACAAACCGTGCGTGCGATGCCGCCGCATGTACCGGCGGATGTACCACATCACCTGGGGCAGGCCGTCAAGCATCGCGCGGGCGCAGACTGCGGGCGACGACGAATCAGTTGCCTCAGGCAATCGTTGCATGTGACAACAGTACGCACCGGGATCGAGTTCGATCAACCCGAATAATCCGGAAGGGCATCCGAGGGTCGAGACCAGTTTTCGGTGCGGCAATCGGCGTGCGGGCAACCAGCCTGTAGGGAGGGCGTATTCGCCCACGCGAGCGGCGAGGCGTGGGCGAGTACGCCCTCCCTACGACCTTGAGCGAGTTGATGGTCGCCTTGAGCCAGT is part of the Humisphaera borealis genome and encodes:
- a CDS encoding MarR family winged helix-turn-helix transcriptional regulator, with the protein product MQRLPEATDSSSPAVCARAMLDGLPQVMWYIRRYMRRHRTHGLSMPAFRTLVLLDRFPNASLSLVADNLGASLPTSSRIVAGLVRKGMVRRAVCSEDRRQVALLLSAKGRDLLEFARKQTQNELATHLRELSASERGAIVQSMELLAGLFGGPMEPEEEIADG